The following nucleotide sequence is from Allocatelliglobosispora scoriae.
GGTGCATGCCTTTATGCCATTGGTCAGGATGCCAAACGCCCTACCGGCCAGGTCATTGCTCGCGTACAGGGCGACAACCTGTGTGACCACGTGATCAGCTACCTCCGTCGTATCCTGATGGCTAACCGCCAGAAACGCGGTCCAGGATCGTCCGTACACGGTCCGTGTGGCAGACCCAACAGCTACCGAACAACTGGGGGGGTCCGCCGCCAACGCAGGCGGAGGTTCGTTCGAGCGGGCCTCAGCATTGAGAGTCACGCCAATCAATCTGCTGACCTCATCAGAGCTCAACACCATGGCCTGCACCGTTCCCGGTACCACTCGCGGCTGGGCATTCGGCCATATCCACCACAACACACCGGCCACCAAGACCAGTGTGGTCCCCACCGCACCGGCCCAAATCCATCGCCTTGACCATCGCGCAGAGATCAGCGACCTTAACCGCCGGGCCACCTCTAACGCGTTGATCAGGCCCTTATGTCTGGCCTCCAGTCCCCGGATCGCTGAGCTCCACTGCGCACGCAGCGTGAGGAAGGCGCTAGTCAGCGTGAGTCGATTCCAGGAGAATCTCCGGGCAGAGACCGCTAGGTGGGGTGTAGGGGCTGGCTGCGGCAATAGTGCCGCGCTTTGCGTGGGCTCGGTCCCTACAAGCGGCGGTGGCGTTTGGTCCATCGATGGCACCTCCAGGAATAACGACGGTGATTACACGTGCGGCGCTGCATGTGCACGCTGTGAGAACGGCGGTGTGGGTATCGCTGGCCGGGCTGCGAGAGGCGGGGGTTTGGTCGTCGTTACGGCTACCGTGCGGCCCGCGTTAGACCACCGCCTGGCGAGCACCTGGGACAAATGGGGTGTGGCTCGGTTAACGGCGACACAGCGCCACGAGAACGAGCAGCACAATCACTGCACCGATCACCTTCAGGCAGCCGTTGCCGGTATCGAGACTGGGGCTCGGGCTCTCCTGGCCGATCTCGACCTGTCCCCCGGGCGGAATCCCGGGGTGCCGCTGGGCGTAGTGATAGAGCTGATGCTGCGCGCCTTGAAACTCGGTGAGCCACGCTGTCTTGAACTCGCACTCTCCACACCGGTAGCGGTATGCCACTTTCTGCCTCCTGAAGGTTCCGCTCACCAGTTGCCGGACCTCTCCCGCCCTGCGGCCAAGGCCCGACAGGTGCCAAATCGGCTGGGCCGAAACCCTGATCTCGCCGTCGGCTGACCGCGGTTGCTGCACTTGATGGTGTGCTTGTGCCCCTTGCCGGGACAGGCCAACGCACCGGCCATATATGGCCGGGCGTCAGATAGGCTCCATCGACGGTGGTAAAGCCAGGGGAGGGCGCCGACGTGCCGGATCAACTCGGTGTTCTCTTGCGACGGCTGCGGGATCAGGCGGGGGCGACGCAGGAAGAGCTAGCGCAGCGGTCCGGGGTAAGCGTTCGTACCATCCGTCGCCTGGAGAGCGGGAAGTCCGCCGATTTCCGGCTAGGAACGATGAAGCTGCTGGCGGATGCGCTAGAAGTCGGCCCCGATGACCACCAACTGCTGGTAGCCATGTTGACCAAAACTATGCCTCCTGCGGCAACGCCCGAGCCGGCTGCCGTACCGACTGTGGCACCGCCACGAGTGCAGGGTGTGTTAGCCGAGGCTGCCGGGGAGCTGGCGCGGGAAGTCAGGCGCCGCTGGCAGCACGAGGAGGAGCAGCGCCGCGTTCATGACCCGTTTCCGCTGCCCGTGCGATGGAATCAGGTACCGGCGTCCCTCACGGATCACCCGGACAGCATTCTGAGGCTGGGACCAGGGGCTGCCTCGCCACCTGTGGACCTCAGCGGCGACCTGCGCAGCGTGGCCGAGGTCTACCGGCGAATCCCATCCGGGCGGCTAGTGATTCTCGGCAGGGCAGGTTCGGGTAAGTTGTCAACGCTTCGGGAAAGTTGAGCAGTCCTGAGTCCGGGAAAATTGACCCCCTGCGGGTGGTCAGTTGTTGGTGGCGCGGTTTTCTTTGGCGAGGAGTTCGCGGCGTTGGCGGGTGCGGTAGGAGTCGCCGGTCAGGGTGAGGACTTCGGCGTGGTGGACGAGTCGGTCGATCATGGCTGCGGCGACGACGTCGTCGGAGAATGTTTCTCCCCAGCGGCCGAAGGGGAGGTTCGAGGTGACCATGACGGAGCCGGTTTCGTAGCGTGAGGCGATGAGCTGGAAGAACAGGTTCGCGGCGTCCTGGTCGAAGGGGATGTATCCGACTTCGTCGATGATGATGAGTCGGTAGCGGCGGATCTTCTTGAGTTCGGCTTCGAGGCGGTTCTGCTGGTGGGCGGCGGCGAGGCGGGCGATCCAGTTGCTGGCGGTGTCGAACAGGACGGAGTAGCCGGACTGGCAGGCCTTCATTCCGAGGCCGATGGCGAGGTGTGTTTTGCCGAGGCCGGGCGGGCCGAGCAGGATCACGTTCTCGGCTTTGGCGACGAAGGTGCTGGTGGCGAGGTGGGCCAGGACGTCGCGGCGCAGGGACGGGAGGTGGTCGAGGTTGAAGTCTTCGAGGGTTTTGAGTTGGGGGAAGTGGGCGGTGCGCACGCGCATGACGGTGCCTTTGGACTCCCGGTCGGCGACTTGGCGCTGCAGGAGTGCGGCGAGGTATTCCTCGTGGGACCAGTTCTGATCGCGTGCCTGCTCGGCCAGCTCCTCCCAGAACGCGTTGATGGTGGGGGTCTTCAGGACCCGGGTCAGGTAGGCGATCATGGACGGCATGCCGTCCTTGGTTCCGCCTGCTGGTGGTTTCGGTTTGACGGCTGTGCTCATTCGTTGCTCACTTTCATCGATGGGCTGGTGAAGTCGACGCCGAACAGGGCGTCGTAGTCCGGCAGCGCCCGCATGGCGACGGGGTGCCCGTCGTGGTGGTGGCGGGTGGCTGCCTGACGGCGTTGGCGGTCCTCGGCCAGGGCCTGGCGCATGCGTTCGGCGGTGGCCTTGTGGGCCGGGTCGGTGACCAGGCCTTGCTTGGCCCAGGACCGGTCGTGGCGGGCGGCGACCTGCCCGTCGCAGAACACCGTCACCGTGTTCAGGGACGCGGTGACGTCGACGAACCGGCCGATCATGCGCGG
It contains:
- a CDS encoding sensor domain-containing protein gives rise to the protein MDQTPPPLVGTEPTQSAALLPQPAPTPHLAVSARRFSWNRLTLTSAFLTLRAQWSSAIRGLEARHKGLINALEVARRLRSLISARWSRRWIWAGAVGTTLVLVAGVLWWIWPNAQPRVVPGTVQAMVLSSDEVSRLIGVTLNAEARSNEPPPALAADPPSCSVAVGSATRTVYGRSWTAFLAVSHQDTTEVADHVVTQVVALYASNDLAGRAFGILTNGIKACTHAVRKDANGTNSQWSYEVDSATSDVLAWKAIQDGGDGWTCYRHAQVKGVAVLQAVVCEAGDATSATAKIAARFADKVKG
- the istB gene encoding IS21-like element helper ATPase IstB; this translates as MSTAVKPKPPAGGTKDGMPSMIAYLTRVLKTPTINAFWEELAEQARDQNWSHEEYLAALLQRQVADRESKGTVMRVRTAHFPQLKTLEDFNLDHLPSLRRDVLAHLATSTFVAKAENVILLGPPGLGKTHLAIGLGMKACQSGYSVLFDTASNWIARLAAAHQQNRLEAELKKIRRYRLIIIDEVGYIPFDQDAANLFFQLIASRYETGSVMVTSNLPFGRWGETFSDDVVAAAMIDRLVHHAEVLTLTGDSYRTRQRRELLAKENRATNN